One region of Polaromonas hydrogenivorans genomic DNA includes:
- a CDS encoding LysR family transcriptional regulator, which translates to MNLREIDLNLLLVFNQLLLDRSVSTAAEKLGLTQPAVSNALKRLRAVLKDELFLRTSRGMEPTPYALYLAEPVIYALNALQAALTTRDSFDPKTSSRNFQLAMTDIGEMYFMPPLMVALSRMAPNIRISTVRPNSANLKEDMESGTVDLALGLLPNLQTGFFQRRLFHHKYVCVFRKGHPVAKSPMTLAQFTELDHVGVVSANTGHGEVDGLLERAGIKRKMRLVVPHFIAVGHILQTTDLIATLPERFAQRCEAPFGLVSSPHPARIPDIAINLFWHAKFNRDPASLWMRQLLVELFADSEGK; encoded by the coding sequence ATGAACTTGCGTGAAATTGACCTGAATCTGCTGCTTGTCTTCAATCAGCTGCTGCTCGATCGCAGCGTTTCCACGGCGGCGGAGAAGCTGGGCTTGACACAGCCGGCTGTCAGCAATGCTCTCAAGCGCCTGCGTGCCGTATTGAAGGACGAGCTGTTTTTGCGAACCTCACGCGGGATGGAGCCCACGCCGTATGCCTTGTATCTGGCCGAGCCGGTGATCTATGCGCTGAACGCGCTTCAGGCGGCTTTGACCACACGCGACTCGTTTGATCCGAAAACCAGCTCGCGCAATTTCCAGCTGGCCATGACCGATATTGGCGAGATGTATTTCATGCCGCCTTTGATGGTGGCACTGTCCAGGATGGCACCCAACATACGGATCAGCACGGTGCGGCCTAATTCGGCCAACCTGAAGGAAGACATGGAGTCAGGCACGGTCGATCTGGCTCTGGGCCTATTGCCCAATTTACAGACGGGCTTTTTTCAGCGCCGCCTGTTTCACCACAAGTATGTGTGCGTCTTTCGCAAGGGACACCCCGTCGCCAAATCACCGATGACGCTGGCGCAATTTACGGAACTCGATCATGTGGGTGTCGTGTCTGCCAATACCGGACACGGCGAAGTCGATGGTTTGCTGGAGCGCGCAGGCATCAAGCGCAAGATGCGGCTGGTCGTTCCGCATTTCATTGCGGTGGGGCACATACTGCAAACCACCGATCTGATCGCCACGCTGCCGGAGCGGTTTGCGCAGCGCTGCGAGGCGCCTTTTGGCCTTGTTTCGTCCCCCCATCCGGCGCGGATACCCGACATTGCCATCAATTTGTTCTGGCACGCCAAGTTCAACCGCGATCCGGCCAGCCTATGGATGCGACAACTCCTTGTCGAACTCTTCGCCGACAGCGAGGGCAAGTGA
- a CDS encoding antibiotic biosynthesis monooxygenase produces MRLHRRAISTESAHHTKCGNYSLIVMISTAEHAVTVLISRQVKQGCEAEFERVMDQIIAVAATFKGHLGAQLIRPGDEQGVYDSLYHIVLAFDSEINLKTWQNSPARSLGLAAAAPFIEGQTLVRQMSGLAHWFQPPAGSRQVPPPRWKVAVVTWLGIFPTVYLLFFSLGDMLAPWPLLGRIMLLTVLVVITMTWLVAPQLTRLFKPWLYPVAKSQASASPH; encoded by the coding sequence ATGCGTTTACATCGGCGCGCAATCTCAACAGAATCGGCACACCACACAAAGTGTGGCAACTATTCTTTGATCGTCATGATTTCTACCGCCGAGCACGCCGTCACCGTTTTGATCAGCCGACAAGTCAAGCAAGGTTGCGAGGCTGAGTTTGAACGCGTGATGGATCAAATCATTGCCGTTGCCGCAACATTCAAGGGGCATTTGGGCGCGCAACTGATTCGCCCTGGAGATGAGCAAGGGGTATACGACAGCCTGTATCACATCGTCCTGGCGTTTGACAGTGAAATCAACCTCAAAACCTGGCAGAACTCACCCGCCCGCTCGCTTGGGTTGGCAGCGGCAGCCCCATTCATCGAGGGCCAGACTTTGGTCAGGCAAATGTCTGGCCTGGCGCACTGGTTTCAGCCGCCAGCCGGATCCAGGCAGGTTCCGCCGCCGCGCTGGAAGGTTGCCGTTGTCACCTGGCTGGGCATCTTCCCAACGGTTTACCTGCTGTTTTTTTCGTTGGGCGACATGCTGGCGCCCTGGCCGCTGCTCGGGCGCATCATGTTGTTGACGGTGCTGGTGGTCATCACGATGACCTGGCTGGTCGCGCCGCAATTGACCCGCTTGTTCAAGCCGTGGCTCTACCCCGTTGCAAAGAGCCAAGCCAGCGCTTCGCCGCATTGA
- a CDS encoding alpha/beta fold hydrolase, with amino-acid sequence MTKPLLRAAVAALMLAALSSTALAEPALQVLGRDFVFPQRVAGLPGKLSEFAGLQINSFVTNDGVKLAYWEAGEGPPLIFVPGWSANGAQYINLMALLARSHHVYVLDPRNQGLSQHVEYGGRIARHSMDLKEFGDHIGVKSADYVGHSMGAAILWSYIDLFGTSGIRKVAFVDEPISIYAHDDWSEKERAEAGGSTTSAERMVAAFTAGGPASQLTTDLKVFGRAQLTDSPAFVNSESFANALVKNDPKALARVLFNHTVNDWRDVVAHKINVPAAIFSGQESNNLASQRWAQSVIAGATLFSYTSAEQGDHFLMFKNPVKFAADLNSFLGR; translated from the coding sequence ATGACAAAGCCTTTACTTCGAGCCGCAGTGGCGGCGTTGATGCTGGCCGCGCTGTCCAGCACCGCGCTGGCCGAGCCAGCCCTGCAGGTGCTGGGCAGGGATTTCGTGTTTCCACAGCGCGTCGCTGGCCTGCCCGGCAAGCTGTCGGAGTTTGCCGGACTGCAGATCAATTCGTTCGTGACCAACGATGGCGTCAAGCTCGCCTACTGGGAGGCCGGCGAGGGTCCGCCCTTGATCTTCGTGCCTGGATGGTCGGCCAACGGCGCGCAGTACATCAACCTGATGGCCTTGCTGGCACGCAGCCACCATGTCTATGTGCTCGATCCGCGCAATCAGGGCTTGTCGCAGCATGTGGAATACGGTGGCCGTATCGCCCGCCATTCGATGGACTTGAAGGAGTTCGGCGATCACATCGGCGTGAAGTCGGCCGATTATGTCGGCCACTCGATGGGGGCGGCCATCCTCTGGAGCTATATCGATCTGTTTGGCACCAGTGGCATCCGCAAGGTGGCATTCGTAGATGAACCCATCTCCATCTATGCCCACGACGATTGGTCAGAAAAAGAGCGCGCTGAGGCCGGTGGCAGCACCACTTCGGCCGAACGCATGGTGGCGGCGTTCACCGCTGGCGGCCCGGCCAGCCAGCTCACGACCGACCTGAAGGTGTTCGGGCGTGCGCAACTGACGGATTCGCCCGCCTTTGTCAACTCGGAGAGCTTTGCCAACGCGTTGGTGAAGAACGATCCCAAGGCCTTGGCGCGTGTGCTGTTCAACCATACTGTCAACGACTGGCGCGACGTGGTCGCCCACAAGATCAACGTGCCCGCCGCCATCTTCTCGGGGCAAGAGAGCAACAACCTGGCCAGCCAGCGCTGGGCGCAATCGGTCATTGCGGGCGCGACGCTCTTTAGCTACACCTCGGCAGAGCAGGGCGACCACTTCTTGATGTTCAAGAACCCGGTTAAATTTGCCGCCGACCTGAATTCTTTTCTGGGCCGATAG
- a CDS encoding tautomerase family protein, translating into MPVVRVSWFEGKDHAQKQKVAADITESIVRHTATDPNYIYVIFEDVKPADWAGAGKLFGPEPEPSAG; encoded by the coding sequence ATGCCCGTAGTCCGAGTCAGCTGGTTCGAAGGAAAAGACCATGCGCAAAAGCAAAAGGTCGCCGCCGACATCACCGAAAGCATCGTCCGGCACACCGCCACGGACCCCAACTACATTTACGTTATTTTTGAGGACGTGAAACCGGCCGACTGGGCAGGCGCTGGCAAGCTGTTTGGCCCCGAGCCCGAGCCAAGCGCAGGCTGA
- a CDS encoding helix-turn-helix domain-containing protein yields MDISTAPDPLSGVFVFVAAARADNFTQAASRMGLTKSSVEKPLPGWSTAWASSCFTGRRA; encoded by the coding sequence ATGGATATATCAACCGCGCCGGACCCGCTTTCCGGCGTTTTTGTTTTCGTCGCTGCCGCCCGAGCCGATAACTTCACGCAAGCAGCAAGCCGCATGGGTCTGACCAAGTCCTCGGTGGAAAAACCATTGCCCGGCTGGAGCACCGCCTGGGCGTCAAGCTGTTTCACCGGACGACGCGCCTGA
- a CDS encoding LysR substrate-binding domain-containing protein, translating into MFHRTTRLTRLTADGEAYLTACASALDEITASQAALSSSNRVLSGRIHMDMPVAFGRRVLLPALIEITRPHPGLSLSLTFTDATSDLLQDDVDIAIRFGTLRDTSHLVARRLATQARVICASPSYLRAMGDPISLPDIHQHRCIVGSPKGPPLVWFVRDEYGEKRITPPATHQLSDAEAMVDAAVSGLGLAQFPISLVREHLGNGRLQAVLPGYSGMGVDIHAVWPKRAQLSPRVRYTNPDRERTKARDRSLSSLGSRRRL; encoded by the coding sequence CTGTTTCACCGGACGACGCGCCTGACACGGCTGACCGCAGACGGCGAGGCCTACCTCACGGCGTGCGCGTCGGCGCTGGATGAAATCACCGCGTCACAGGCCGCGCTGTCTTCCAGCAACCGCGTTCTCAGCGGCCGCATTCACATGGACATGCCGGTCGCCTTTGGCCGGCGCGTGCTGTTGCCGGCGCTCATCGAGATCACGCGGCCCCACCCCGGCCTGAGCCTGAGTTTGACCTTCACCGATGCCACCAGCGATTTGCTTCAAGACGATGTCGATATCGCCATCCGCTTTGGCACGCTACGCGACACGAGCCATCTCGTGGCCAGACGCCTGGCGACCCAGGCGCGGGTGATTTGTGCGTCACCCAGCTACCTGCGCGCCATGGGCGATCCCATCAGCCTGCCCGACATCCATCAACACCGATGCATCGTCGGATCGCCGAAGGGGCCGCCGCTGGTGTGGTTTGTTCGGGATGAATACGGTGAAAAACGCATCACGCCGCCGGCCACCCATCAACTGAGTGACGCAGAAGCGATGGTGGACGCTGCCGTGAGCGGCCTCGGGCTGGCGCAGTTCCCCATTTCACTGGTGCGCGAGCACCTCGGCAACGGACGGCTGCAGGCAGTCTTGCCAGGGTATTCGGGCATGGGCGTCGATATCCACGCGGTCTGGCCGAAGCGCGCTCAACTGAGCCCCCGGGTGCGTTATACCAATCCCGACAGAGAAAGAACCAAAGCCAGGGATCGGAGTCTGAGCAGTCTTGGCTCTCGCAGGAGGTTATGA
- a CDS encoding helix-turn-helix domain-containing protein: MLSQHIIDQLQSYDFDRLARKESDGRRRLRLIALAHLKEGKSCSEVGDALRVSRHAVMRWVQWFLAGGVARLAGMPHDWSTQRLAKAQEEAFRQAVEQLQRERGGGRVRGEDIRQLLARQFDVAYSLNGVYDLMKRLGMVWISARAVSPYADPVAQAEFKKKLRPQSPANAAARHCA; encoded by the coding sequence ATGTTATCTCAGCACATCATTGATCAGCTGCAGTCCTATGATTTCGACCGGCTGGCCCGCAAAGAATCGGATGGACGCCGGCGACTGCGCTTGATAGCGCTGGCGCACCTCAAAGAGGGCAAAAGCTGCAGCGAAGTGGGCGATGCACTGCGCGTGAGCCGCCACGCGGTCATGCGCTGGGTGCAGTGGTTCCTCGCTGGCGGCGTGGCCCGTCTGGCTGGCATGCCGCACGACTGGAGTACGCAGCGCCTTGCCAAAGCACAGGAAGAAGCGTTTCGCCAGGCGGTTGAACAACTGCAGCGCGAACGCGGCGGCGGTCGGGTGCGGGGTGAAGACATACGCCAGTTGCTGGCCCGACAGTTTGACGTTGCCTACAGCTTGAACGGTGTGTATGACCTGATGAAGCGTTTGGGCATGGTATGGATTTCGGCCCGCGCCGTCAGTCCCTACGCCGATCCGGTGGCACAAGCCGAATTCAAAAAAAAACTTCGCCCCCAAAGTCCTGCAAACGCTGCCGCCAGGCATTGCGCCTGA
- a CDS encoding IS630 family transposase, which produces MAPEQVDIWFQDEMRIGQRGTQTRLWARKGTRPRVVRQQQSESAYVFGAVCPQQDSAVGLVMPHANTEAMAHHLQALSEAVPAGRHAVLVLDRAGWHTTPRLPQFPNISLLPLPAGSPELNPAEQVWQQLRDRHLANRCYDGYEQIVDACCDAWNAFAQIPGAIRSLCSRNWAVLPSAAVIP; this is translated from the coding sequence ATTGCGCCTGAGCAGGTGGACATCTGGTTCCAGGATGAAATGCGCATCGGCCAGCGCGGCACGCAAACGCGCCTGTGGGCACGCAAGGGAACGCGCCCCCGGGTGGTGCGCCAGCAGCAGTCCGAATCGGCATACGTGTTTGGTGCCGTCTGTCCACAGCAGGATAGTGCCGTCGGTCTGGTCATGCCACACGCCAATACCGAGGCGATGGCCCATCACCTGCAGGCCCTGAGCGAGGCGGTGCCTGCGGGACGCCACGCCGTGCTGGTGCTGGACCGGGCGGGATGGCATACCACGCCCAGACTGCCGCAGTTCCCGAACATTTCCTTGTTGCCGCTGCCCGCAGGCTCACCCGAACTCAACCCGGCCGAGCAGGTGTGGCAGCAATTGCGCGACCGGCACCTGGCCAACCGCTGCTACGACGGCTACGAGCAGATTGTGGACGCCTGCTGCGACGCCTGGAATGCCTTCGCGCAAATCCCTGGCGCCATCCGCTCTTTGTGCTCCCGCAACTGGGCAGTGCTGCCTTCGGCTGCGGTTATCCCATGA
- a CDS encoding LysR family transcriptional regulator, which yields MDRFLEMQTFNAVVDAGSFVKAADALAMSKAAVSRYVVDMETRLGVRLLHRTTRRLSLTDEGQIFYVRSKELLAELAEAEDEITSRSEAASGLLRINAPFTFGVRHLAPLWGSFRAQHPNVKLEVTLADRLVDLVEEGYDVAIRIASLENSTLVSKRLASTRMVLCASPQYLKGHGTPKHPSELAGHAVISYSYWSTKDEWHFTGPLLEAVSVKTNPCIHTNNGDTCRAAALASQGIILQPSFLVGDDLAAGTLMELMPEFRSLELGIYAVYPTRKHVSPKVRALLDFLTHHFSQPRMTW from the coding sequence ATGGACCGGTTTCTTGAAATGCAAACCTTCAATGCTGTGGTTGACGCGGGCAGTTTTGTCAAAGCCGCCGACGCGCTGGCTATGTCCAAGGCGGCGGTCTCGCGCTATGTCGTTGACATGGAAACCCGCCTGGGCGTGCGCTTGCTGCACCGCACGACCCGGCGGCTCTCGCTAACGGATGAAGGTCAGATCTTTTATGTCCGCAGCAAGGAGCTGCTGGCTGAACTGGCCGAAGCTGAGGATGAAATCACGTCCCGCAGCGAGGCCGCCAGCGGGCTGCTGAGAATCAATGCGCCCTTCACCTTTGGCGTTCGGCATCTGGCACCGCTGTGGGGTAGCTTCAGGGCTCAACACCCCAACGTAAAACTGGAGGTGACGCTGGCGGATCGCCTGGTTGATCTGGTGGAGGAAGGCTATGACGTGGCCATCCGCATCGCCAGCCTGGAAAATTCGACGCTGGTGAGCAAACGGCTGGCGAGCACGCGCATGGTGCTGTGCGCATCGCCGCAGTATCTCAAGGGGCACGGCACGCCCAAGCACCCCAGCGAGTTAGCTGGTCATGCCGTGATTTCCTACAGCTACTGGTCAACCAAGGACGAATGGCATTTCACGGGCCCCCTTTTAGAAGCAGTGAGTGTCAAAACCAATCCCTGCATCCACACCAATAACGGGGACACCTGCCGGGCGGCTGCCCTGGCCAGCCAAGGCATCATCTTGCAGCCCAGCTTCCTAGTGGGGGACGATTTGGCTGCGGGGACATTGATGGAGTTGATGCCTGAATTTCGATCGCTTGAGCTTGGCATCTATGCCGTTTATCCAACTCGCAAACATGTCTCGCCCAAGGTTCGGGCGCTGCTGGATTTCTTGACACATCACTTCTCTCAACCAAGGATGACTTGGTAA